From Apus apus isolate bApuApu2 unplaced genomic scaffold, bApuApu2.pri.cur manual_scaffold_30_ctg1, whole genome shotgun sequence, a single genomic window includes:
- the LOC127396192 gene encoding class I histocompatibility antigen, F10 alpha chain-like isoform X2: MGPGRALGLGLLLGVFCGGASGLHSLRYFHVAVSEPSPGVPEFVTVGYVDGILIARYDSETRRMTPGADWMEANLDQEYWDRNTQTCRNNQQVDRVNLDTARSRYNQSGRAHTVQRMYGCDLLEDGTIRGYRQDAYDGQDFISFDLDTMTFIAADAAAQITKRKWEEDGAVAERWKNYLETICIEWLRRYVSFAGRAVLERKEPPTVRVSGKEAHGVLTLSCRAYGFYPQPISISWLKEGEVRDQETEWGSVAPNSDGTFYSWASIEARPEEQDKYRCRVEHASLAQPGLYAWEPQSNLLTIVLAVAGAILVVVAVGAGFALWKCKSGSDRGSGSSNEGSERSSKEILA, from the exons atggggccgggccgggcgctggggctggggctgctgctgggggtcTTCTGCGGGGGGGCGAGCG GGCTCCACTCCCTGCGCTACTTTCACGTCGCGGTGTCGGAGCCCAGCCCGGGGGTGCCCGAGTTTGTGACTGTGGGGTACGTGGATGGGATCCTCATCGCACGGTATGACAGCGAGACAAGGAGGATGACACCTGGGGCAGACTGGATGGAGGCCAACCTGGACCAGGAGTACTGGGACAGGAACACCCAGACCTGCCGGAACAACCAGCAGGTTGACCGTGTGAACCTGGACACAGCGCGGAGCCGCTACAACCAGAGTGGGA GAGCTCACACGGTGCAGAGGATGTACGGCTGTGACCTCCTGGAGGATGGGACCATCAGGGGGTATCGGCAGGACGCCTATGATGGGCAGGACTTCATCTCCTTCGACCTGGACACGATGACGTTCATCGCGGCGGATGCGGCAGCACAAATCACCAAGAGGAAGTGGGAGGAGGACGGGGCTGTGGCTGAACGATGGAAGAACTACCTGGAGACGATCTGCATTGAGTGGCTGAGGAGATACGTGAGCTTTGCTGGGcgggctgtgctggagaggaaag agccccccacGGTCCGAGTGTCGGGGAAGGAGGCCCACGGGGTCCTGACCTTGTCCTGCCGCGCTTACGGCTTCTACCCGCAGCCCATCAGCATCAGCTGGCTGAAGGAGGGCGAGGTCAGGGACCAGGAGACCGAGTGGGGCAGCGTGGCGCCCAACAGCGACGGCACCTTCTACTCCTGGGCCTCCATCGAGGCCCGCCCGGAGGAGCAGGACAAGTACCGGTGCCGCGTGGAACACGCCAGCCTGGCCCAGCCCGGCCTCTACGCGTGGG AGCCACAGTCCAACCTGTTGACCATCGTGCTGGCGGTGGCCGGTGCCATCCTGGTTGTTGTGGCCGTGGGGGCCGGATTTGCCCTCTGGAAGTGCAAGTCAG GCTCGGACAGGGGGTCTGGTAGCTCAAACGAGGGCTCTGAGAGGTCGTCCAAAG AGATCCTCGCCTGA
- the LOC127396192 gene encoding class I histocompatibility antigen, F10 alpha chain-like isoform X1 codes for MGPGRALGLGLLLGVFCGGASGLHSLRYFHVAVSEPSPGVPEFVTVGYVDGILIARYDSETRRMTPGADWMEANLDQEYWDRNTQTCRNNQQVDRVNLDTARSRYNQSGRAHTVQRMYGCDLLEDGTIRGYRQDAYDGQDFISFDLDTMTFIAADAAAQITKRKWEEDGAVAERWKNYLETICIEWLRRYVSFAGRAVLERKEPPTVRVSGKEAHGVLTLSCRAYGFYPQPISISWLKEGEVRDQETEWGSVAPNSDGTFYSWASIEARPEEQDKYRCRVEHASLAQPGLYAWEPQSNLLTIVLAVAGAILVVVAVGAGFALWKCKSGQTGYRAAAGSDRGSGSSNEGSERSSKEILA; via the exons atggggccgggccgggcgctggggctggggctgctgctgggggtcTTCTGCGGGGGGGCGAGCG GGCTCCACTCCCTGCGCTACTTTCACGTCGCGGTGTCGGAGCCCAGCCCGGGGGTGCCCGAGTTTGTGACTGTGGGGTACGTGGATGGGATCCTCATCGCACGGTATGACAGCGAGACAAGGAGGATGACACCTGGGGCAGACTGGATGGAGGCCAACCTGGACCAGGAGTACTGGGACAGGAACACCCAGACCTGCCGGAACAACCAGCAGGTTGACCGTGTGAACCTGGACACAGCGCGGAGCCGCTACAACCAGAGTGGGA GAGCTCACACGGTGCAGAGGATGTACGGCTGTGACCTCCTGGAGGATGGGACCATCAGGGGGTATCGGCAGGACGCCTATGATGGGCAGGACTTCATCTCCTTCGACCTGGACACGATGACGTTCATCGCGGCGGATGCGGCAGCACAAATCACCAAGAGGAAGTGGGAGGAGGACGGGGCTGTGGCTGAACGATGGAAGAACTACCTGGAGACGATCTGCATTGAGTGGCTGAGGAGATACGTGAGCTTTGCTGGGcgggctgtgctggagaggaaag agccccccacGGTCCGAGTGTCGGGGAAGGAGGCCCACGGGGTCCTGACCTTGTCCTGCCGCGCTTACGGCTTCTACCCGCAGCCCATCAGCATCAGCTGGCTGAAGGAGGGCGAGGTCAGGGACCAGGAGACCGAGTGGGGCAGCGTGGCGCCCAACAGCGACGGCACCTTCTACTCCTGGGCCTCCATCGAGGCCCGCCCGGAGGAGCAGGACAAGTACCGGTGCCGCGTGGAACACGCCAGCCTGGCCCAGCCCGGCCTCTACGCGTGGG AGCCACAGTCCAACCTGTTGACCATCGTGCTGGCGGTGGCCGGTGCCATCCTGGTTGTTGTGGCCGTGGGGGCCGGATTTGCCCTCTGGAAGTGCAAGTCAG ggcagaCGGGCTACAGGGCAGCGGCAG GCTCGGACAGGGGGTCTGGTAGCTCAAACGAGGGCTCTGAGAGGTCGTCCAAAG AGATCCTCGCCTGA